Proteins encoded in a region of the Flammeovirga yaeyamensis genome:
- a CDS encoding glutamine synthetase family protein, with product MTKQEIIDLLEDSRHNKIKVAIVDIDGVLRGKYMHIKKFISSLDKGFGFCDVIFGWDMVDESYDNVKVTGWHTGYPDMPARIDTSTFRQIPWEDDLPFFIADFSKDNNDDTTVGPRALLKRVRSKAEEMGFTPLFSQEFEWFNYRQTSSELHHKDFRKITPLTEGMFGYSILRSSENSDFFHDLFDLLEEFNIPLEGLHTETGPGVFEAAIQYSDIVLAADRATLFKSAVKEIGYKHGIIASFMAKQNMELPGCSGHIHQSLWDKHGEKNLFFDVNEADCISKTMQSYIAGQLHCLPYILPMLAPTINSYKRLVEGAWAPTTLTWAVDNRTTALRALPYGEKSSRLETRVVGSDVNPYLAMSACLAAGLYGIENNLTLDVPQTIGNGYKNKENGTLPTNLWEATQNMKNSELAQSFFGADFVEHFCLSREWEWKRFMNEVTDWETKRYFEII from the coding sequence ATGACAAAACAAGAGATTATTGACTTGCTAGAGGACAGCAGGCATAATAAAATTAAGGTAGCTATTGTCGATATCGATGGAGTATTGAGAGGCAAATACATGCACATCAAAAAATTTATTTCTTCCCTTGATAAAGGATTCGGGTTTTGTGATGTAATCTTTGGTTGGGATATGGTGGATGAATCCTACGACAATGTGAAAGTCACAGGTTGGCACACAGGGTACCCCGATATGCCTGCTAGGATAGATACATCCACATTTAGACAAATTCCCTGGGAAGATGATCTTCCTTTTTTTATTGCTGATTTTAGTAAAGATAATAATGATGATACCACTGTTGGACCTCGTGCACTTTTAAAAAGAGTAAGGTCTAAAGCAGAGGAGATGGGATTTACACCACTATTTTCTCAAGAATTTGAATGGTTTAATTATAGGCAAACGAGTTCGGAGTTGCATCATAAAGACTTTAGAAAGATAACCCCTTTAACAGAAGGGATGTTTGGTTATTCGATATTGAGATCTTCAGAGAATAGCGATTTCTTCCATGATCTTTTTGATCTGCTTGAGGAATTTAATATCCCTTTAGAAGGATTACACACTGAAACGGGGCCAGGAGTGTTCGAAGCCGCAATACAATATTCTGATATTGTTTTGGCTGCTGATCGTGCAACCTTATTTAAATCAGCCGTGAAGGAGATAGGTTATAAACATGGAATTATAGCAAGTTTCATGGCAAAGCAGAATATGGAATTACCAGGTTGTAGTGGCCATATTCATCAAAGTTTATGGGATAAACATGGAGAAAAGAACTTATTCTTTGATGTAAATGAAGCGGATTGTATTTCTAAAACCATGCAATCATACATTGCTGGTCAACTTCATTGTTTACCCTATATTTTACCGATGTTGGCTCCTACTATAAACAGTTATAAAAGATTAGTAGAAGGGGCTTGGGCACCCACCACCTTAACTTGGGCGGTAGATAATAGAACCACTGCATTGAGAGCATTACCCTATGGCGAAAAATCATCCCGCTTAGAAACGAGAGTAGTGGGTTCTGATGTGAATCCTTATTTAGCAATGTCTGCGTGTTTGGCTGCAGGTCTTTATGGTATTGAAAACAATCTAACATTGGATGTCCCTCAGACAATAGGAAATGGTTATAAAAACAAAGAAAATGGCACGCTGCCGACAAACCTATGGGAAGCGACTCAAAATATGAAAAATTCCGAATTGGCTCAATCGTTCTTTGGAGCTGACTTTGTAGAACATTTCTGTTTATCGAGAGAATGGGAGTGGAAACGTTTTATGAACGAGGTGACCGATTGGGAAACAAAGCGCTACTTTGAAATCATTTAA
- a CDS encoding ATP-binding protein — MEFNILNNFLESTLLTDKKSAITFCNQSFYQEFNYSSSILGDELKTLIPNFLVDAQNNQKEITIKDNQTITIINGNGKNVEVLITKSIFEKEYFKYTFIPTNHLNPFKNEEMMKMEMYLSLIEHNIDHLFQLDENLDILYINHVAPGLVKEEVIGTSILNYLPNEASMKIVKEALKLVRKTKEGTRYVVDFDSPLGKMYFDTTVTPVIKDNKVFRYNLITRNISDDYYNKAALAHKSKFVEKISKNNLAGIYIFNVRKSKNLYSNERCQDILGFKNEEFKNMSGRKFINHIHPDDREKVMNHWQKLIDATSKESFVVDYRFKSKSEGYKWLRSRDSNFEYDDKGELESIIGSFVDITDIVELQNTKNELQKKNQEIEDFVYSASHDIKSPINNVAQLIDFSISKGDLNGPEIEVINKAVQRLNNLVIDVLDYGKSKELGVLEEVDLNKVFDNVKEDLKTEIDESKVNIEINISPTKVMTYYFGLYRIFLNLIGNAIKFRDKTKSLEIKISGFEKGDFWEFTCEDNGIGIHEKSFDKIFEPFVKLHNADVYAGSGLGLSNCKKIVQYLKGDIYATNSDMGGAKFTFTISKDFFIEKKRDTNNSASSV; from the coding sequence GTGGAATTCAATATATTAAACAATTTCTTAGAATCTACTCTTCTTACTGATAAAAAATCAGCTATAACTTTTTGTAATCAGTCATTTTATCAGGAATTCAATTATTCATCAAGCATTTTAGGGGATGAACTTAAAACCCTAATACCTAATTTTCTAGTTGATGCTCAAAACAATCAAAAAGAAATTACCATAAAGGATAATCAAACGATCACAATTATTAATGGTAATGGAAAAAATGTGGAGGTATTAATTACCAAATCTATTTTTGAGAAAGAGTATTTTAAGTACACATTTATTCCTACCAATCATTTAAATCCTTTTAAGAATGAGGAAATGATGAAGATGGAGATGTACTTATCTCTCATTGAGCATAACATCGATCATTTATTCCAATTAGACGAGAATTTAGATATTTTATACATTAATCATGTTGCACCTGGTCTTGTAAAAGAAGAGGTTATTGGAACAAGTATTCTAAACTATCTTCCCAACGAAGCATCCATGAAAATTGTAAAGGAAGCATTAAAATTAGTGAGGAAAACAAAGGAAGGCACAAGGTATGTGGTTGATTTTGATTCCCCATTAGGGAAAATGTATTTTGATACAACTGTAACTCCCGTAATAAAAGATAATAAAGTCTTTCGTTACAACCTTATTACAAGAAATATTAGTGATGATTATTATAATAAAGCAGCTTTAGCACATAAAAGTAAATTCGTCGAAAAAATTAGCAAGAATAATCTTGCAGGAATCTATATTTTTAATGTAAGAAAATCTAAAAACTTGTACAGCAATGAAAGGTGTCAAGATATTTTAGGTTTCAAAAATGAAGAATTTAAAAATATGTCCGGTAGGAAGTTCATTAATCATATTCATCCGGACGATCGTGAAAAAGTGATGAATCACTGGCAGAAATTAATTGATGCTACCTCCAAAGAATCTTTCGTTGTGGATTATCGTTTTAAATCAAAATCTGAAGGGTATAAATGGCTGAGGTCTCGTGATTCTAATTTTGAATATGATGATAAAGGTGAACTAGAATCTATAATAGGTTCATTTGTTGATATTACTGATATCGTTGAATTACAGAACACTAAAAATGAACTTCAGAAAAAGAATCAAGAAATTGAAGATTTTGTTTATTCTGCATCTCATGATATTAAGTCACCTATCAATAATGTAGCTCAGTTGATTGATTTTAGCATTTCTAAAGGGGATTTAAATGGGCCAGAAATTGAGGTGATTAATAAAGCAGTTCAGCGATTAAATAATTTAGTGATTGATGTATTAGACTATGGTAAATCCAAAGAACTAGGTGTACTAGAAGAAGTGGATCTCAATAAAGTATTTGATAACGTCAAAGAAGATTTAAAGACAGAGATAGATGAATCAAAAGTGAATATTGAAATAAATATCTCGCCTACTAAAGTAATGACCTATTATTTTGGGCTTTATAGAATTTTTCTAAACTTAATAGGAAATGCCATTAAGTTTAGAGACAAAACCAAATCATTAGAAATAAAAATATCCGGTTTCGAAAAAGGTGATTTTTGGGAATTCACATGTGAGGACAATGGCATAGGAATTCACGAAAAAAGCTTTGATAAAATCTTTGAGCCTTTTGTGAAATTGCATAATGCAGATGTGTATGCGGGTAGCGGTTTGGGTTTATCGAATTGTAAAAAGATTGTTCAATATCTGAAAGGAGATATTTATGCCACGAATTCCGATATGGGAGGAGCTAAATTTACTTTTACTATATCAAAAGACTTTTTTATAGAGAAAAAAAGAGACACTAATAATAGTGCCTCTTCTGTATAA
- a CDS encoding DUF819 family protein has translation MIQIIIMLLVPLMLILGTKKFPLLEKIGTVIIAYAIGILWGNSGLPLHENNSKTLIEVAVPLSIGLILISSNILLWLKEARTTILSFIFCTLGITSGAIIAFFLFQNQIDDTHIISGMSIGLYTGGTPNMSAIGVALKADEDSFILMNTADMLLGGIWMLYLISIAKKIFGKFLPSFSSDQLKSNQIANNVAYTHPKLLSILKALGVVVLNLGVCVGISILLFDKMDEIFIILGVTTLCLLASNIRSIRTIEGSYIVGEYFILLFCLGLGSLSNFNQLIESGGSFLAFTFTVMSIGITIHFILSKLFKIDTDTFLVTSTACLYGPAFVGPIAKALKNKHVVVSGMTAGALGYAIANYWGIFIAEILKNLF, from the coding sequence ATGATACAAATAATAATTATGTTGTTGGTCCCACTTATGCTAATTCTCGGGACTAAGAAATTTCCACTATTAGAGAAGATTGGTACGGTTATCATTGCTTATGCTATAGGAATCCTTTGGGGAAATAGCGGATTACCACTTCACGAAAACAATTCAAAAACATTAATAGAAGTTGCTGTTCCATTATCTATTGGATTAATCTTAATTTCATCAAATATTTTATTGTGGCTGAAAGAAGCTAGAACTACTATATTATCCTTTATATTTTGTACCCTTGGGATCACCTCGGGAGCAATAATAGCCTTTTTTCTTTTTCAAAATCAGATTGATGACACCCATATTATTTCTGGGATGTCTATTGGTTTATATACCGGAGGTACACCCAATATGTCAGCCATCGGGGTAGCCTTAAAAGCCGATGAAGATAGCTTTATCCTAATGAATACGGCAGACATGCTGCTTGGTGGTATTTGGATGCTTTATCTAATAAGCATTGCTAAAAAAATATTCGGGAAATTTTTACCCTCATTTTCTTCAGATCAGTTAAAAAGTAATCAGATAGCAAATAATGTAGCTTATACTCATCCTAAACTTTTAAGTATTCTAAAAGCATTAGGTGTGGTGGTCTTGAACCTTGGCGTTTGTGTAGGTATTTCCATACTTCTTTTCGATAAAATGGATGAGATCTTCATTATACTTGGGGTAACAACATTATGTCTATTAGCATCAAATATTAGAAGCATAAGAACTATTGAAGGGAGCTATATAGTAGGTGAATATTTTATTTTACTGTTTTGTTTAGGTTTAGGTAGTTTATCTAATTTCAATCAACTTATCGAAAGTGGAGGGAGTTTCTTGGCTTTTACATTTACAGTAATGAGTATTGGTATAACAATACACTTTATTCTCTCTAAACTTTTCAAAATAGATACAGATACCTTTCTAGTAACATCGACTGCTTGCTTGTATGGACCTGCTTTTGTGGGACCAATTGCAAAAGCCTTAAAAAATAAACATGTTGTTGTTTCAGGAATGACAGCGGGCGCTTTAGGGTACGCTATTGCGAACTACTGGGGAATTTTTATTGCAGAGATACTTAAGAACTTATTTTAG
- a CDS encoding iron-containing alcohol dehydrogenase, with protein MLNIHQKYTYNFPTKIRFGVGVIQELCPYLKEEDCRHPMLVTDATVHQLPFFKKIIEQLEQSHLKVTVYDKMHKNPVKSDVLGGKEMYKEEGCDAIIGIGGGVAMDVARAIALSINHHRDLFDYDDLIGGDKYVTEEVPLFVTVPTTSGTGSEVGRSAIISDDETKQKKILFSPKLLAKIVFADPSLTLDLPPFITAATGMDALTHNIEAYLSKGFNPMCDGIALQGMKLIATSIVTATNAPDLFSRSKMMIGSLMGAVAFQKGLGMVHSLAHPLSSLLDMHHGLANAICLPFGLEFNQSGFEEKYNIMAYTMNLGPNQGKNLVDSMHVFNQQLNLPSNLSSQGVTEDHIDMLSKLAVQDFCLPCNPKVVSEEDFRDIYKKALDYD; from the coding sequence ATGCTTAATATACATCAAAAATATACCTATAATTTCCCTACAAAAATCAGATTTGGAGTAGGTGTCATTCAAGAATTATGTCCCTATTTAAAAGAAGAAGATTGCAGACATCCTATGCTGGTTACAGATGCTACTGTACATCAATTACCCTTCTTTAAAAAAATTATCGAGCAATTAGAACAGTCTCATTTAAAGGTGACGGTATATGATAAAATGCATAAAAATCCTGTGAAATCAGATGTTTTGGGTGGTAAGGAGATGTATAAAGAAGAAGGGTGCGATGCAATAATTGGTATTGGTGGAGGTGTTGCCATGGATGTGGCAAGAGCGATCGCTTTAAGCATTAATCACCATAGAGATTTATTTGATTATGATGATTTGATTGGAGGAGATAAATATGTGACTGAAGAAGTACCCTTATTCGTTACAGTCCCCACGACATCAGGAACAGGAAGTGAAGTGGGGAGGTCGGCCATCATATCTGATGATGAAACCAAACAAAAGAAGATTTTATTTTCACCTAAATTATTAGCCAAAATTGTTTTTGCAGACCCATCCTTAACACTAGATTTGCCCCCTTTTATCACTGCAGCTACTGGAATGGATGCACTCACACATAATATTGAAGCCTATCTATCGAAAGGATTTAATCCTATGTGTGATGGAATCGCTCTGCAAGGAATGAAACTAATTGCCACTTCTATTGTCACCGCCACGAATGCACCGGATTTATTCTCTAGATCTAAAATGATGATTGGCTCTTTAATGGGGGCTGTTGCTTTTCAAAAAGGATTAGGAATGGTGCACAGTTTAGCTCACCCTTTATCAAGTTTATTGGACATGCATCATGGTCTAGCTAATGCAATCTGCTTGCCCTTCGGTTTGGAATTCAATCAATCTGGATTTGAAGAAAAGTATAACATTATGGCCTATACCATGAATCTAGGACCAAATCAAGGTAAAAACCTGGTAGATTCTATGCATGTTTTTAATCAACAATTGAACCTGCCTAGTAACCTTTCTTCTCAAGGAGTAACAGAAGATCATATTGATATGCTATCAAAATTAGCAGTCCAAGACTTTTGTCTTCCATGTAATCCCAAAGTAGTGAGTGAAGAAGATTTTAGAGACATCTATAAAAAAGCCTTGGATTATGATTAA
- a CDS encoding NAD(P)H-dependent oxidoreductase, translated as MSIIESLNWRYATKKFDPTKKLDEATVNTILEAGNLSASSYGLQPWKIIVVKNEEIRQQLVEHSWGQQQVVDASHLLVIARHSAIAESDVQAFIENISETRGIPQEALAEYKGMMTNTVNNLSDQDKDVWVGKQAYIVLGNLLAVCAELKVDSTPMEGFVPDKYDEILGLDKLGLKSTVLLPIGFRAEDDDYQQLKKVRKSLSDSVLYI; from the coding sequence ATGAGTATTATAGAATCCCTGAACTGGCGCTATGCCACAAAAAAATTCGACCCAACTAAAAAATTAGATGAGGCTACTGTAAACACAATCCTAGAAGCTGGTAATCTTAGTGCTTCTTCTTATGGACTTCAGCCTTGGAAAATTATTGTTGTTAAAAACGAAGAAATCAGACAACAACTAGTAGAACACTCTTGGGGGCAACAACAAGTAGTTGATGCTTCTCACCTTTTGGTTATTGCTCGCCATAGTGCAATTGCTGAAAGCGATGTCCAAGCATTTATCGAAAATATTTCTGAAACAAGAGGAATTCCTCAAGAAGCATTGGCTGAATACAAAGGAATGATGACTAATACAGTCAACAACCTAAGTGATCAGGATAAAGATGTGTGGGTTGGTAAACAAGCTTACATTGTCTTGGGTAATTTACTTGCTGTATGTGCAGAACTTAAAGTGGATAGCACTCCAATGGAAGGTTTTGTTCCAGATAAATATGACGAAATCTTAGGTTTAGATAAGTTAGGTTTAAAATCTACCGTTTTACTTCCAATAGGTTTTAGAGCTGAAGACGATGATTACCAACAACTTAAAAAGGTAAGAAAATCGTTATCAGATAGCGTATTATATATTTAA
- a CDS encoding gamma-glutamyl-gamma-aminobutyrate hydrolase family protein, protein MIKIGISSCFMYPDTSRSTFGPKSLSYVENDMMEYVSQNGVLPILLPDINKEKLKRILDELQGVVLQGGVDVAPEMYGEKPIGKWLGDAYRDEYELFIIEEAIKRNIPVFGICRGFQLLNVYYGGTLYQDTITQRPQSLNHRSAELYDKVNHKITIHKATPLYEIYPFDQDVFVNSVHHQAIKDLSNELEIWATSEDGLIEAFGHKNFKGTKVMGVQWHPEFSKTLNQLVINANPLIQLFIHQAL, encoded by the coding sequence ATGATTAAAATAGGGATCTCTTCATGTTTTATGTATCCGGATACATCAAGGTCTACATTTGGACCTAAAAGCTTATCATATGTTGAGAATGATATGATGGAGTATGTGTCCCAAAATGGAGTTTTACCTATCTTATTACCTGATATCAATAAGGAAAAGCTGAAAAGGATATTAGATGAATTACAAGGTGTAGTTTTACAAGGTGGAGTAGATGTTGCCCCAGAAATGTATGGGGAAAAGCCTATTGGGAAATGGCTAGGTGATGCTTATCGAGATGAATATGAGCTATTTATTATTGAGGAAGCCATAAAACGTAATATCCCGGTTTTTGGGATTTGTAGAGGGTTTCAATTATTGAATGTGTATTATGGCGGTACATTATACCAAGACACCATTACTCAACGCCCACAATCACTAAATCATCGCTCCGCAGAGTTATATGATAAAGTTAATCATAAAATAACCATACATAAAGCCACCCCACTTTATGAAATTTACCCTTTTGATCAAGACGTTTTTGTCAATTCAGTACATCATCAAGCCATTAAAGATTTATCCAACGAACTTGAAATTTGGGCCACTTCTGAAGATGGTTTAATCGAAGCATTTGGCCACAAGAATTTTAAAGGTACTAAAGTGATGGGGGTGCAATGGCATCCTGAATTTTCGAAAACTTTGAATCAATTAGTTATAAATGCAAACCCATTAATTCAATTATTTATACATCAAGCATTATGA
- a CDS encoding bifunctional alpha/beta hydrolase/OsmC family protein, with protein MSATIINFKNRSEGSLHAQLFLPADEKPLAFALFVHCYALSGQNFAAEAVIRGLNQKGFGILALDFTGQTAQDAKYIASSNDIIDATEYLIKNYAAPKLLIGHSIAASACLIAAKEIHNLEGIVSISGIVDKEQLSGRFKKLKYYSKFELGDHKLKLDKQLQDQLLSDKYQEDIKQLKKPILIFHSPFDDLIHINNAETIYQQSFHPKSFITLDKANHFLTNDDNADYVGKMIGSWAERYIEMQRENPLETQYQTAVRIGTTKYVTEIKAGKHHQIADEPIEDGGKDLGPNPYQFLLAGLGACTAMTLRMYANHKKWPLDEVDVHLNHEREYLKDANETNKRTAKLDKLYRHIQVKGDLTEEQRQRLLEIANKCPVHRTLENNPIIITELLEE; from the coding sequence ATGTCAGCCACAATAATCAATTTTAAAAATAGATCTGAAGGATCTCTTCATGCGCAATTGTTTTTACCTGCAGATGAAAAGCCGTTAGCATTTGCATTGTTTGTACACTGCTATGCACTTTCGGGGCAAAATTTTGCAGCAGAAGCAGTAATTAGAGGCCTAAATCAAAAAGGGTTTGGCATTTTAGCTTTAGATTTTACGGGTCAAACTGCACAGGATGCTAAATACATAGCTTCTTCTAATGATATTATTGATGCAACAGAATATCTAATAAAGAATTATGCTGCTCCTAAATTATTGATCGGACATTCAATAGCGGCATCAGCTTGTCTGATTGCAGCAAAAGAAATACATAATTTAGAGGGGATTGTATCTATTTCAGGAATTGTGGATAAGGAGCAATTGTCGGGGAGATTTAAAAAGTTGAAGTATTACTCTAAGTTTGAATTGGGTGATCATAAATTAAAACTTGACAAACAACTTCAAGATCAATTATTATCTGATAAATATCAGGAAGATATCAAGCAGCTTAAGAAGCCAATACTAATTTTCCACTCACCTTTTGATGATCTGATTCATATCAATAATGCCGAAACAATTTATCAGCAGTCTTTTCACCCAAAGAGTTTTATCACTTTAGATAAAGCAAATCACTTTTTAACGAATGATGATAACGCCGATTATGTTGGTAAAATGATTGGCAGTTGGGCAGAAAGATATATTGAAATGCAGAGGGAAAATCCATTGGAAACTCAATACCAAACTGCTGTAAGAATTGGAACGACGAAATATGTTACAGAAATTAAAGCAGGAAAGCATCATCAAATTGCTGATGAACCAATTGAAGATGGAGGGAAAGATTTAGGTCCTAATCCATATCAGTTTTTATTGGCAGGATTAGGAGCCTGCACAGCAATGACGCTAAGAATGTATGCCAACCATAAAAAATGGCCTCTTGATGAAGTGGATGTACATTTAAATCATGAAAGAGAATACCTTAAAGACGCCAATGAAACCAATAAGAGAACGGCTAAATTGGATAAACTCTACCGTCATATTCAGGTAAAAGGTGATTTAACGGAAGAACAAAGACAACGTCTTTTAGAGATTGCCAACAAATGTCCAGTGCATAGAACATTAGAAAATAATCCAATAATTATCACAGAATTATTGGAGGAATAA
- a CDS encoding aldehyde dehydrogenase family protein, with protein MDIISPSNGMVLTTLEEDSRNVLSDKLDHLRIGQKSWREQSVESRLDVIVKFGELVMEHIDELANLLTDETGKPITQAYNEIRGANNRIEHLKAHALTTLKEEVVPNLEGTYEKIVYEPLGVVANISAWNFPYNVGYNVFLYALVAGNSVAYKPSEHATLTGLKFQELLYEAGLPEDVFHCMVGGPQVGEFLLQNDLNGYFFTGSHKVGLHVAYKTFQKLVPIQLELGGKDPLYVMEDVKDIKQAAINAAEGAFYNNGQSCCAVERIYVHEKIYEEFTKALVEEVRSYKIGDPHEKDTFIGPLTRKNQLYFLKDQVHDALEKGASLLIGGHRITGDGFYFEPTVFKDVNHSMNIMTEESFGPIIGIQKVMDDEEAFSLMSDTNYGLTAAVFSSDKERAYQILDKMNTGTVYWNCCDRVSPNVPWSGRGNSGVGATLSTQGIRVFTKPKSYHWRKP; from the coding sequence ATGGATATAATAAGCCCTTCCAATGGAATGGTGTTGACAACGCTTGAAGAAGATAGTCGAAATGTTTTATCCGATAAATTAGATCACTTAAGAATTGGACAGAAAAGTTGGAGGGAACAAAGCGTAGAAAGTCGTTTGGATGTGATTGTGAAATTTGGTGAGTTAGTGATGGAACATATCGATGAACTTGCTAATTTATTAACGGATGAGACAGGTAAGCCTATCACCCAAGCCTATAATGAAATAAGAGGTGCAAATAATAGAATAGAACACCTTAAAGCCCATGCATTAACAACATTAAAAGAAGAAGTGGTACCCAATTTAGAAGGTACTTACGAAAAAATAGTGTACGAACCTTTAGGGGTAGTTGCCAATATATCCGCATGGAACTTTCCTTATAATGTAGGATATAATGTGTTTTTATATGCCTTGGTTGCAGGAAATTCAGTAGCCTATAAACCTTCTGAACATGCTACATTAACTGGATTGAAATTTCAAGAACTATTGTATGAAGCAGGATTGCCCGAAGACGTTTTTCATTGTATGGTAGGAGGACCTCAAGTGGGAGAGTTTTTATTACAAAACGATTTAAATGGATATTTTTTCACAGGTTCACATAAAGTAGGATTGCATGTTGCTTATAAAACTTTTCAGAAACTAGTACCCATACAATTGGAGTTGGGAGGAAAAGATCCTCTATATGTAATGGAGGATGTGAAAGACATAAAGCAAGCTGCAATCAATGCTGCAGAAGGTGCTTTTTATAACAATGGACAGAGTTGTTGTGCTGTAGAACGGATTTATGTTCACGAAAAAATATATGAAGAATTTACCAAAGCTTTAGTCGAAGAGGTGCGTTCTTATAAGATTGGAGACCCACATGAAAAAGATACCTTTATTGGTCCTTTAACGAGAAAGAATCAATTGTACTTTTTAAAAGATCAAGTGCATGATGCTTTAGAAAAAGGTGCTTCTTTATTGATTGGGGGACATAGAATAACAGGAGATGGTTTTTATTTTGAACCCACCGTTTTTAAGGACGTCAACCATAGTATGAATATTATGACGGAAGAGTCTTTTGGCCCAATCATAGGCATACAAAAGGTGATGGACGATGAAGAAGCTTTCTCTTTAATGTCAGATACTAATTATGGATTAACAGCTGCAGTTTTTTCTTCGGATAAAGAGAGAGCTTATCAAATTTTAGATAAAATGAACACAGGAACCGTGTATTGGAATTGCTGTGACCGTGTAAGTCCTAATGTTCCTTGGTCAGGTAGAGGGAATTCGGGAGTAGGTGCCACATTATCAACTCAAGGAATTCGAGTATTTACAAAACCTAAATCATATCATTGGAGGAAACCATAG
- a CDS encoding lipid A-modifier LpxR family protein, whose protein sequence is MRLVFVFVLSVCFYQQVSAQVDSLHKDQSEFISISSQNDFYQYWMQSDRNFTNGIHLTWSSHHFNNKLMDKLLVGLKNATQKEFSLGIGQDMHTPEDATKTEVDSTDRPYAGLLYATYKKVTSNYWKTLRVESNLYFGVQGPAAFGGETQNFMHSLFLENKDFEGWHNQIGNGLILDYDVTVHKMLPFVGNLYETSAFAKIHVGTIYNYALTGVKFKFGKFNDTYYSKEGVRQKTPPYLKTSENMSKARKKLISKRKLGNTFDRLLPSLNEVKQIYFFTEFHIGGLAYDGTAQGSLIQFESSPYVLKSHEIQPLIMNWVYGFNFNIKRCMFRYYRVVENDSFKNRNLFGWGEISVFYGL, encoded by the coding sequence ATGCGTTTAGTTTTTGTTTTTGTCTTGAGCGTCTGTTTTTACCAACAGGTATCTGCTCAAGTCGACTCTCTTCATAAAGATCAAAGTGAATTTATTTCTATTTCATCCCAAAACGATTTTTATCAATATTGGATGCAATCCGATAGAAACTTCACCAACGGAATACATCTAACTTGGTCGAGTCATCATTTTAATAATAAACTGATGGACAAACTTTTGGTTGGACTTAAAAATGCAACACAGAAAGAATTCAGTTTAGGAATTGGTCAGGATATGCATACTCCAGAAGATGCTACAAAAACAGAAGTAGACTCTACAGATCGACCTTATGCAGGGCTATTATATGCTACTTATAAAAAGGTGACCTCTAATTATTGGAAAACTTTAAGAGTGGAATCAAATCTATATTTTGGAGTTCAAGGACCTGCTGCTTTTGGAGGGGAAACTCAAAATTTTATGCATAGTTTATTTTTAGAAAATAAGGATTTTGAGGGATGGCATAACCAAATTGGTAATGGTTTAATTCTTGATTATGATGTGACAGTTCATAAAATGCTTCCTTTTGTGGGTAATCTATATGAAACAAGTGCTTTTGCAAAAATACATGTTGGTACCATCTATAACTATGCACTTACAGGAGTGAAATTTAAATTCGGTAAATTTAACGACACCTATTACTCAAAAGAGGGCGTAAGGCAAAAGACCCCCCCTTATTTAAAAACTAGTGAGAATATGAGTAAGGCAAGGAAAAAGTTAATTAGCAAAAGAAAGTTAGGGAATACATTTGATCGTCTTTTACCTAGCTTGAATGAGGTAAAACAAATCTATTTCTTTACAGAATTTCATATTGGAGGTCTAGCCTATGATGGTACTGCACAAGGATCCCTAATACAATTTGAATCAAGTCCTTATGTTTTAAAAAGTCATGAAATTCAGCCTTTAATAATGAACTGGGTGTATGGATTTAATTTCAATATCAAAAGATGCATGTTTAGGTACTATAGAGTAGTGGAGAATGATAGTTTTAAAAATAGAAATCTGTTTGGTTGGGGAGAGATTTCAGTCTTTTATGGTCTATAG